GGGAGCCCTCGAGGTTGACGATTGTCCAATTTGTAGCTGGCCCTGATTCTCACTTTATACAGAAAATGTAGCTGGCCCAGATCCTCACTTTATAGAGaaaacgatatatatatatatatatatataaaataataataatcatcctCAAAGTCTAAAATCACATTCCaaagataataaatataaatatatttttttattcttgtgttttttttaaatcctaTTCTAGGAGTGGGAGGACTCAAACTCGAGTCATTATAAGGAGGAAACAAGATGAGACCATTGGAATTAAAGCtcagttttttttattcttgttttcaaCACAATATATCTTGATGAAAATATCTGTATATTTTAAGAGCGGTAGAATGAAATACATTAATTTCATTTTTGCATTTTTACTACGTTCAGAACAATATTATTAGATTACTCCATATTCTAGAAATCATATAATATTGAGTTCAAATCACATTTATTAGGATAAATATCTAaattagatttaaatttttttttatctacgcccgttgtataaaaaaaacaaataacattatatatttttgacaTTTAAGTTTTATTGTGATTTCACATGTAAATACTAAATCGGTATTAAATACTTGTACTgctaaaaaaaatgatgaatacGAGTTGTCATCtatcaaaataaatcatgtGGTTGCATTTGAATAGAGTGATTTGACTTCAATAGNcaaggtgcggagccttgggccggggaacatgtcccgggacttgggaatggtcgaggtgcggagccccgagccaggtttgagaaccctgggcttataaataaccaaggtgcggagccttgggccggggaacatgtcccaaGTCGACTTAATAGATGACCGAGGTACGGGTCCTCGGGCCAgagtacgggtccctggacttaatgagcagccagggtacggagccctggacttAAGATAATGTGTCGGGGCCTCGCGTCTCCCGGGCTTAAGATAAGATGCCGGGACCTCATATCTCCCGGACTTATGATAATGTGCCGGGGCCTCGTGCCTCccggactttaaaagatttttgcTTCTCCTGCtatattagttttattaaaaaccaaatcACTAACCTGGAAATACTGAATCTGCATTCATTTCCGATAGAGTGAAACTTCTCTGGTTGAGCTAAATTAGGTGACTAATATAGCTGTATGCTACTGAGTACATAGCAAATGCACTTCATGCCAATCCGGGATAGCTGCTGAGCTTTGAGCCCATATGAAATCTACATATAAGATCTGAGTGCCGAGCTGGTCGGACTTGTATGTTTGCCAAGCATAGTTGGGcttatttttgaatggaaaccatatctaagtcttgagctcaaattcccacagacggcgccaatgatacGATCCtggtgaaatggatgagccgggtaaggagctccaacggatctgctatcaagataatgaagggaataagagcagtGAGATATatctgtgatgaagatatatctcTGTAATATGGCTTCAGCTGTAACATGCACACAAtgaaatgaactcgtgaatgggcgccggaggggtgttcGGCGTggtcactccgatgcttaagtcagcagggtaCTCAAGCGATAAAACCAATGTAGTCAAGTGTTGACTGTGTGATATTGGTGTGAATGAATGAATGTAAATGTAAAGggagaacctgatatttatagtaggagaagtaatgatgacctcgttctgcgtgctacctactaattatagttgGGCGgctatattctgacatgtcaaatcatacactagtcacatcccgcctgtctgactttgtcaaccacttggattattgtcagagataggacAATCGCCCACATCCtattctgctagtgtactcgagtgcggtgctcatatcgaggtggctcggttagaatgcctaccgggggcttatataagagcccaggcgtctggttgcccggggagtagagcccgggcttgcacctgcccggcttcagaagaatccatcctgcagattgaccctgatttgggaatccatctgatatcccgggtcatccatgacccgggctcttacaggtgtatcatcacacatcccttaaatagtcgggctagagtcatactcgctgtcccgattagtcatgcTTGGATTCCCANatatattttaacaaataacattatatatttttgacaTTTAAGTTTTATTGTGATTTCACATGTAAATACTAAATCGGTATTAAATACTCGTACTgctaaaaaaaatgttgaataCGAGTTGTCATCTATCAAAATAATCATGGGTTGCATTTGAATAGAGTGATTTCTATTTGACTTCAATAGAATGATTTTCACTCACGAACTTCTAANatatatattaaaaatgagaAAGTATAAGATTTCAGAGAAATgaaattggaaaaatatttacaatactatatattttatattaaatacataaaaGGTTCACGAAATGTGGACAACTGTATCATTTTTGACGTTTTGAAGTCTTAAAAGTCCAATTTAAGGATGGGAAATAAAAACGGCATTTAAGGATCGAGTTCCAGTTCTTGAAGCTGTGCTTTGTCTTGTTTAAAAACCAATCATTGATTGCACTCGAATATGCGTTGATTACAACAATTTCTACACATTTTGCCTTCGGGCTGCTAGTTCCTCTTCTgggtttttttcttttcttggttAGATTTTGCTCGTCtcttttttttccttgtttATTTCTGATTATAGGTGGAAAAATTGAACTTTTTTTCCCATCTATTGATGAATTTCGGTTTGCTATTTTTGATCTTTTCGTCCCAGGTTAGCTGCAAGAATGTTGagtcatattattttttttagattccGAGCTAGCTATTTTTAGCGATGAGAGGAAGTTTACGTTGGTTTATTCGGAGCTTAGCGGATCAGTAGTGTGGTGGTCCTTATGTCGTTTTACTATTTTTGATGGGGTATGACAAGGATCTTACGGTATTGAtgtgaaaaaaatttgaactttcTCACCAAAACGTGATATATGGATCCCGAACTATGTTGGAGTTTTAGTTATTATCATGTGAATATTTTAGGAATATATGATTTTCAATTCGTGCTTGTGATCGATGTTTCTAAATTTTGGGGTTAGCTGAAAGAGTCTACACTGATAAGACTGGAGTGATGCATTACATATTCCCTGCTCTGGATTTGTGAAATGCTTTGAGGGTTTTTTCACTGAATAATGTAATCTCAGATTGTATAATTGGAATGAAAAGGTGTTTTATTTACTGATTATGTGAATTGAAGAGATCTTTTGATTACTTGGCTTTTCATTTCTTGCGTTCCATGCTTTGGTTTGGCTGCGACCTTGATTGTGTCTCTTTAGATCAAATTTCTGGTTGTTACTCTTAAATGAGCAATCTTTGAGTAAGAGGGATTCCCTTTTCAATTACAAGCGAAGATCCTAACACTTTTTATCTTCTAGTAAAACCTAGATAGCTGTTTGTTTATGTTTAGAAATCAAGTATGAATACGTAATTCATGCCAATGCTGGATGCTCCTGTTATTGCCGCACGGTGtttgtaaattgtgatttaattCAGGGGAAAATGATGCTTAGTAATTGAGATATTGTTGGTGGTTCTGGCTTTGAATTATTTCGAATCTTGATTTTGAATAGGACTAGAATACTTCGTGTCTGTGACAGCCTTTATTCATACATTTCAGTATGAACCTAGGACATCCACCCCACAGTGCTCTTGTTTTAAGTGAGTAGAATCTCACTTGAATCTGGTTAATTTTGATCAATTATTTGTTCAAATATATTGTTTGCAGTTCTATTTGTGATCCTTCGACTTTACTCGTGGCTAAATGATGTGAAACTTGCctttctatcttttttttttttttttttgagagaaaacacaattaaacaTTAATAGCATCCAACGATGTTACATCCATCAACCAGGATGGGTACAAAGAACCCACCCAACGAACAGGTGAAAGGTGGGACAAACCAAAAATAGCTAAGCAATGAGCACTATTGTTAGCTGATCTAAACATGTGACTAACCCCATAGAATTTACCAGATTTTAGGTTTTCTAAAATGTTGGAAACTAAAACACCATGAGGATCACGACCAACTTTCTTGAAGTGCACCTCCTGGACTGCCGATAGTGAATCTGAAAAAACCCACACTCTGTGAAAGCCGTTTTGTAATGCAAGAGTCATTCCAAAGTTGATCGCCCGGATTTCCGCATCCAAAACCGTGCCAGACAATCGGTAGCACTCGGCAGCAGTTGCACAGATAATACCCCGATGGTTGCGAATCACAGCAGCTGCACTACACAATCCCAATATCTCATTAAATCCTGTATCAATGTCGAGACGGAGATGACCTGAAGGAGGAGGCTCCCAACACTTTGATTTCGCCTTTAAAGATGATTCCTGAAGGGTCCCATTCATTTTGCGAGCTTCCTGGAATTGACTGAGATAGGATATGGCCCAATTAACTTTCAAATCAGGTAGTGAGCTGTGTTCACTATGCTTAGCCTTGCATATCCCTATCCATACAGCCCACGCAAGCATAGCAAAGTGTTCAAACTCAGACATCGAGTATTCATCTTTAACACTGATTCCACAATACAAAAAAGACAGAAGCTTACAGCCCTTCAATCGACTTCAGAATATGGTTTCTTTCCACACCCCACACACCTTGGGGCAAAAAATCAGGCTATGGCTGGTAGATGCTTTGTAATTTCCGCAAAAGCCACAGCAACATGATAACAAAACGTGTCTCTTGAAAAGATTTCCTTCATTAGGCAATAGATCATTACAAGCACGCCATAAGAAAATCCTAACCTTTTGTGGAATATTTAATTTCCAAATAAATTTCCACCACCACTCAATTCCAGAACCCGACTGAGATTCATGGGGATCAAAACACCCTATCTCGAGAAGGTAACCAGATTTAACCGAATATTGGCCATCCCGACCCCATTTCCAATATCTAATATCATCTGTGTTATGATTATGCAATGGTAAATCCAGAATACTATCTGCCTCAAAAGAAGGAAATAAACTGCGTACCTTATCCACATTCCAAGTTCTGTCTGGTAATATTAGCTCACTAACCATCAGCGATTCATTAGATCCTTCCATAGAACTTTTGCCAGAAGCTAACGAGGCTATCCAGTTATCTGAGTATGCTTTAATCCGAAGACCATTCCCAACCCGCCATCGAACACCTTTCTGAATCAACCCACGGCTCCACAGTATTGATCTCCAAATACACGAAGGTTTCGATCCTAACTGAGCAGTCAGTATGTCACCATGTCTAAAATACCTAGCTTTAAGAATCTTGGCCATGAGCGATGCGGGATCGCAAATTATCCTCCAGACTTGTTTTGCCAACAGTGCTCGGTTGAAATCCAATAGGCTCCGAAAACCCATACCTCCATATTGTTTAGGTTTGCACATATTCCTCCATTTGATCCAATGCATGCCTTCCCCAGACGAGTTGGACTTCCACCAGAATTTGGAACAGCATTGTTCCAACTCAAGAACAGAGAAACAGGCAGTTTGAAACATGACATTGCATACGACGGTATCGCTTGTAGAACGGACTTGATAAGAGTCTCTTTTCCCCCAGCTGAAAATAGCTTGGAAGACCAaccatttattttctttagaAGTCTCTCCCTCAACCCTGCAAATTGGATTCTTTTACTTCGCAATGAAAATGTAGGAAGCCCCAAGTATAACTCATGACCCTTTACCACCGCAATCTGAAAGATTCTGCTGATCGCATTAATAGTATTTGCTGAAGCACTCGGGCTGAAGGTGAGTGCAGATTTATCATAATTCACAAGTTGTCCCGATGCTTTTTCGTAAATCTGCAGGCACTTTTTAATATGTAGACACTCTGTGTCCAAAGCACGAAAAAATATGAGACTGTCATCGGCAAAAAACAAGTGGGAAATAGAAGGGAAATTAGATGCAATCTTAACTCCCTGAAACAAGGAAACATGCTCCGCTTGAGTGAGAATCGTTGACAGGCCTTGAGCACATATTGTAAACAGATATGGCGATAAAGGATCACCTTGTCGAATACCACGTTGAGGGCGAATTTTACCATAGACAGCCTGGTTAACTCTAATAGAGTAGACAACTGATGAGATACATCTCATAATAAGAGCCACAAAGCTCGAAGCAAACCCCAGCTTGGTCATCATTGCTTCCAAAAACTTCTATTCCACTCGGTCGTATGCCTTGCTCATGTCTAGTTTAAGAGCCCCAAATCCAGTCTTATTCCTTTTGTTATTACGGATCCAATGTATGCATTCATAACCAATAATAACATTGTCTGTAATCAACCTTCCAGGGACAAAGGCGCTTTGGTTTTGGTTTATGACTTTGCCGAGAATAGATCTCAATCTGTTTGTGATAGCTCGAGCCACAACTTTATAGCACGTATTACATAGACTTATTGGCCGAAAATCACTCGGTTTTCCAGGAGCTGCCACTTTGGGAATCAGAGTTATGTTCGTTTCATTCCACCCATCAAGTTCGCCTCTGTCATTCAGAATATATAGACAAGCAGATACAACTTCCCTACCCACAATACTCCAGTTTTTCTGAAAGAATAGAGCTGTGAATCCATCTGGACCAGGAGCTTTTGATGGGTGCATGTCAAACAAAGCTTTATAGATATCACTCTCAGTGTATGGCTCCTGCAAAATTTCATTCATAGCTTCGTCCACCAAAGGGGAAATATTCTTAGTTGCTTCCTCAATATCTGCTGCAGAAGGATGGTTTGAGGAAAATagttttgcaaaaaaaattcaGCATTACATCAGCAATATCTTTTTCATCCTCCACCCACTGACCATTATCATCAATCAACCCTTTAATGTGATTAGATCTTTTTCTTTGCGAAGCAAAAGAATGGAAGAATTTGGTATTCCCATCACCTTGTGCTAGCCAGTTAGTACGAGCCCTTTGTTTCCAGTGCATCTCTTCCTGCATATCTAACTTCTCAATGATGTTTTCTAGCTCAATAATTCGTCTTTCATTGCTAGAGGCCATCAATGGGTTCATAAGAGCATCAAGTTCTTTTCTTAAAGCCTCAAATTTTCGAGAAAGATCGGAAAACCTAGAACCTGCCCATTCCTTTAAGACTCCACTGAACTTGAACAAAGTTCTGGGTAAATCATTTCCCTCACTTTGACTCAACCAGTTTTCCATGATCAAGTTAAAGTCCTCCTCCATCATCCATTTATGTTCAAACCTGAATCTTTTCTGCCCTTTTTTGAAGTTTACCTCACATCCCATCTTCAAGTTTACTGAGATGGGTCTATGATCCGAGCTGTAGTAATCCAGATGTAAGACCTCGGCCATGGGGAACAAAGATTGCCATTCATTGTTACAAAGGAATCTGTCCAGCCTCTCACAAATCAGCCCATTAATATGTCTTTTGTTACTCCAAGTAAAATTATCTCCAATAAAATTCAAGTCATTCAGCATACACAAATTGATCACCTCACGAAACGCTGACATTTGAGACAGAGAACGCATAGAACCTCCAAATTTTTCGCTTTCATAGAGGATTTCATTGAAATCACCTCCCACTAACCATGGTAGATGATTAAGCTCAGGgatatgacataattttttgaGAAGGTTCCAAGAAATAACTCTAGCCGAAGGAATAGGATTGCCATAAAAACCAGTAAATCTCCAAACATAATGGTCATGACTGACAATACAATCAATGTGGCCATTCGAATAGGAGCAGATTTTAACATCCAAAGGATCATTCCAGATCAACACTAGACCACCTTTCCTACCATCACAGTCTACAGCAAAAAGACCCTTAATCGGAAAATAAGTTCTCCACCAAGCATACTGAGATTGATACAACTTAGTTTCACAAATAAAAACCAAAGATGGGTGTCTTTTGGCGACAAGTCGCCTGAAATCTCTAAATGCACGCTGGTTCCCAAGCCCGCGTGCATTCCATGCTAAGCAATTCATAATGTTCGGCGGGGCTGTGAAACAGCCACCGCCGATTCCTCAACAGATAAAATAATAGAACCTGGACTGTGCTTTGTTTTCTTGTTAGTCGAATCCAAAATCTCCTGATCTTCTCGTGATATTTTGGTTCCACCTCCAGGTCCCACCAaaacattttgttgttttgtttttgcCAATTCTCCCCTGGCAAGACGTTTCCACTGTTTTTTCCCTTTCTTAATAGCTTCAGATTCCCCTACCTTCAACTCTTTATCTGTATCCAATTCTCGCATTCTACTGATCTCTTTTTCTAGGCCATAAGATCCCAAATTCTCGGAATGATTAGATTCTGCAATTCCGTGGCTCGGGGCTGCCTCAGACTCATTATCTCTCCTTGCTTTACCGCCTGCTAAATCAGAGTTAACCTGGCCATTTTCCAACAGGTTGTTATAGTTCCCATGCTCAGAATCTGAAGGAGACTCAGTTCCATCACCTCGATCCGACTGAGAGTTTGTATCAGTATTACGCCGTAGATTAATGCCTTGACGGCGTAAAGCCGGAGACATAGGGGCTCGCATCCAATTACCAAAAGGCAGAGCATTTTTGTCTTTTGACCCATCTTCACAATCTCTCATAATATGACCCAATTTTCCACAACCAAAGCAAAAATTATGTAGCTGAGCTTGGAATCGTCACATATATTCCTTTGAGAAGGGGTTcagaaatattttttagtatTCTGATTCTCGCAAACTTTCCCACACAAAGCCCACTGTTCTCCGCTTCCACATCAATCACTTTCCCTACTTTTTCCCCAAGAATACGTAATATATCCGCTTGCATAAAAGCAAATGGAAGATTGTGCAATTGTACNCAATCTCTCATAATATGACCCAATTTTCCACAACCAAAGCAAAAATTATGTAGCTGAGCTTGGAATCGTCACATATAATCCTTTGAGAAGGGGTTcagaaatattttttagtatTCTGATTCTCGCAAACTTTCCCACACAAAGCCCACTGTTCTCCGCTTCCACATCAATCACTTTCCCTACTTTTTCCCCAAGAATACGTAATATATCCGCTTGCATAAAAGCAAATGGAAGATTGTGCAATTGTACCCACAATGGAACTTCCTCGAAAACCATTTCAGCTGGGTTTTGCAACCCTTGTGGCTCCACAAAAATAACCAAATCTTTAAAGAAGTTCCAAGGTCCATCAAGCATTGCCCTTTTCTTGTCTACCTTAGAATTGAAATCCAGAGAAAATAAATTGTCTCCCACCATTTCAATATTAATACCTTTATTTGCTTGTAAGATCCAAGGCATCTGGGTACGAAAAGTTTCTCTATTGACCGCCTTCGCTGCGAACACTTTCCCGATTAAACACGATTTCAGACGCTGAAGTCCCCGAGAAGCTAGATCCGACGAAAGAACCACGAGATTCGTGTCTTTAGCTTGCGATAATTTTAGATCTGGCATGCCCTTTTTATCCTATACTATAAGGAAATTTTTAAGTTCCAGGATTATTGGACTTTCTATTTGTTCATTGTCGATATTGTGGGGATAAAAAACAATGTTAATACATGCTCTCTTGAAACGAAACACGTGGAATCCATGCATGTATTTTGATATTTGTTGCATTTAATATTAACTAACTCAACCGTCCTGTGGTAGTTTCAGGTTTTTCTCTTGAATGCATATAAATGAAAATGGCCATCTCAatcaaacttaatattttttccttGTACGGATGCCTTACGTGAATTGTGCTAGTGTTGATTTTATTGTACCGAAATGTAAATGGTTATTATAGTCAAGAAGTAGCTTAAACGCATAGTTGGCACAGATTAGTGGTATCAGTTTTTtacttctcttttttttttttcaattttcatccCAAGTGGATAGAAAGCATTGAATCCTAGTaaaattttgaagaaattaAGCATAatgtgtgaatttttttttttgatggaTTGAACTCGTTTGACTTAAAACATAGCCTCCACTTGTTGAGTTTTATAAATATCTCCAAAGGAATGCTAATTAACACTTGTTGAAAGTAGAGGAATGCATATGACTGAAATTATTTATACTTTCTTAGAAGTGATGAGGTAAGTTGTGATATGCTTAGCTGGCGTCTTGTCGAGAAATAAGAAAATAAGTCGAGAAGAAAAGAATCAAATGAACTTTATGGATCCATTAATATTTTGAGTCTTTGACACCCCCAAATGTTTTTCGCCTCTTTAGTCTTACAACGATATTTTTATGCAGTAAAGCTTTTttctcaattaattttttttctggaCAGATACTCGTATTACTGACATTTGGAAAAGGAGAAAAGAATGACCCCTGgaggtggcacctatgaaggaaTAATAGAATCTCTCAGTGGCAATTACGATATTGTATCTGAAAGTGTTGAACTCAGGGCGTCTCCTCGTAGAAAAGTTTCGACTCTTACCAGTGCAAACCGTGGCGTAGCATCAAATACCTCAGTTCATGAACTTCTTGAGTGCCCTATCTGTATGGGAGTTATGTACCCTCCGATTCATCAGGTAAGCTGTCATCTGATCTAGTTCTTCATTTGCATTCAGAACATCTAAAGTAGTTCCAAGTAAGACTTTTTCAAGTTTAGTTTAAACGGTCTTTTAAGTAAATGCTAATATGATCAATCTTGTCAGATGTCACTCGTTGTTTTATTGATTAGATGGTTTAGGTTTTTTCTAAATTGatggttcaaaattttaatgttcCTGAACTTAAGGAGTGCATATTACAAACTTGTATAGTCAGTTCCATGAAAATTTCCCTATTAAACTTGGCTTTTCTCATCAAATTTTGCCTCGATAAATTTTGTTGAACACTTGAATGCTAAGTTTCTAATGTATTCTTTTCTGccatattgttttttaaaatgacatgttcatttgTATAAACTTGCTTAGCTTGTGCCAGAATGCTCAGATGCTGGAGAAAAAGCTATTGTAGATtggaaataataatttgaagaaCCTCTTTCCATACCtgcaataaaaaattatttccatACACCGTCACATATCGAAATATCAAGATTTTAAACCAGTCATAATCTAAATTTCTACACATTTACTGGATTATTATTTGTGAAGGAAGAGAAAAGTGTAGAGttttccataaacattttagtTTCAGCAGAGTGTGTTCACGATAATATTGATTTTCCTGGAACAAAAAGGTAACTTAAACTATCTTGTCTATACCGATCCCAAGAGTATGCAACTATGCTCTTCTAGGCTGCTCTACTAGTATAGTTAAGCATATATTGCTGTTATTATTGCTCCCCAGTTTATACATTGTGCATAAATTAGATTATGGGTCACATCATCACAATCTATTTtcttcatttaataaaattacaattattCTAGTAAGAAAGATACCTTTATGCCGACAATGAAGCCATATTATTTTTCCGATTCCAGTGTCCAAATGGCCATACTTTATGCTCCAAGTGTCAGTCGAAGGTGCATTGTTGTCCAATATGTCGGCACGAGCTAGGGAACATAAGGTGCTTGGCA
This genomic interval from Primulina huaijiensis isolate GDHJ02 chromosome 14, ASM1229523v2, whole genome shotgun sequence contains the following:
- the LOC140956927 gene encoding uncharacterized protein, which produces MFQTACFSVLELEQCCSKFWWKSNSSGEGMHWIKWRNMCKPKQYGGMGFRSLLDFNRALLAKQVWRIICDPASLMAKILKARYFRHGDILTAQLGSKPSCIWRSILWSRGLIQKGVRWRVGNGLRIKAYSDNWIASLASGKSSMEGSNESLMVSELILPDRTWNVDKEARKMNGTLQESSLKAKSKCWEPPPSGHLRLDIDTGFNEILGLCSAAAVIRNHRGIICATAAECYRLSGTVLDAEIRAINFGMTLALQNGFHRVWVFSDSLSAVQEVHFKKVGRDPHGVLVSNILENLKSGKFYGVSHMFRSANNSAHCLAIFGLSHLSPVRWVGSLYPSWLMDVTSLDAINV